Proteins from a single region of Megachile rotundata isolate GNS110a chromosome 7, iyMegRotu1, whole genome shotgun sequence:
- the TMS1 gene encoding serine incorporator TMS1 isoform X6 — protein MGLICSTAQLACLCGSTACSFCCSQCPTCRNSTSTRIMYALLLMLGTIAACITLAPGLQDALKKVPFCSNSTNYIPSTFAVDCKSAVGYLAVYRICFIIALYFFLMSIIMIRVRSSKDPRAPIQNGFWAIKYLLIIGGIIGAFFIPETSFGVTWMYFGMIGGFLFIIIQLILIVDFAHSWADAWVGNYEETESKGWYAALLGATLFNYAVSITGIVLLYVYFTHADSCELNKFFISFNLILCVITSAISILPIVQEHYPRSGLLQSSIVSLYVVYLTWSGISNNPERTCNPGFLQLISGNDPDAQNRVAFDKESIIGLIIWFSCVLYSSLRTASKSSKITMSENVLVKDNGAGRNPDSEAGNEAKVWDNEEESVAYNWSFFHLMFALATLYVMMTLTNWYKPNSNLDTLNSNVASMWVKIISSWMCLGLYVWSLIAPAVLTNRDFS, from the exons ATGGGTCTCATTTGTTCCACGGCCCAG CTTGCCTGCCTTTGTGGGAGCACAGCCTGCAGTTTCTGTTGTTCCCAATGTCCAACTTGCCGTAATAGTACAAGTACTCGCATTATGTATGCACTACTATTAATGTTGGGTACTATTGCTGCTTGTATTACATTGGCTCCTGGTTTACAGGATGCCCTGAAAAAG GTACCTTTTTGTTCCAATAGTACAAATTATATTCCTTCAACATTTGCCGTTGATTGTAAATCTGCTGTTGGTTACTTAGCCGTGTATAGAATATGTTTTATCATAGCTCTTTATTTCTTCTTGATGTCAATAATAATGATCAGAGTAAGAAGCTCTAAAGATCCTCGGGCTCCTATACAAAATGG GTTCTGGGCtattaaatatcttttaatAATTGGTGGAATTATTGGTGCCTTTTTTATTCCTGAAACATCATTTGGAGTAACATGGATGTATTTTGGAATGATAGGAGGTtttctctttattattattcagTTAATTCTTATAGTTGATTTCGCCCATTCATGGGCAGATGCTTGGGTAGGAAATTATGAAGAGACTGAATCAAAAGGATG GTATGCTGCACTTTTGGGAGCAACACTGTTTAACTATGCTGTTTCTATCACAGGAATTGTATTGCTTTATGTATACTTTACACAT GCAGATAGTTGtgaattgaacaaatttttcatatcaTTTAATCTGATCTTGTGCGTAATTACTAGTGCCATATCAATTCTTCCAATAGTGCAAGAACATTATCCACGTTCTGGCCTGCTGCAATCATCTATTGTTTCATTATATGTTGTTTATCTAACTTGGAGTGGAATTTCAAACAATCCAG AGCGTACATGTAATCCTGGATTCCTACAGTTGATTTCTGGCAATGATCCTGATGCTCAAAATCGTGTTGCTTTTGATAAAGAAAGTATCATTGGTTTAATCATATGGTTCAGCTGTGTATTGTATAGTTCTTTACGTACTGCATCCAAATCATCCAAGATTACAATGTCCGAGAACGTTCTGGTTAAGGATAATGGAGCtg GTCGTAACCCGGATTCTGAGGCTGGAAACGAAGCAAAAGTTTGGGACAATGAAGAGGAGTCGGTAGCTTACAACTGGAGTTTCTTCCATCTTATGTTTGCTCTTGCTACTTTATATGTCATGATGACACTTACAAACTGGTATAa acCAAATTCCAATCTGGATACTTTGAATTCCAATGTTGCTTCCATGTGGGTGAAAATTATATCTTCCTGGATGTGCTTAGGATTATATGTTTGGTCATTAATTGCTCCTGCGGTATTAACAAATCGAGATTTTTCTTAA
- the TMS1 gene encoding serine incorporator TMS1 isoform X4, translated as MGLICSTAQLACLCGSTACSFCCSQCPTCRNSTSTRIMYALLLMLGTIAACITLAPGLQDALKKVPFCSNSTNYIPSTFAVDCKSAVGYLAVYRICFIIALYFFLMSIIMIRVRSSKDPRAPIQNGFWAIKYLLIIGGIIGAFFIPETSFGVTWMYFGMIGGFLFIIIQLILIVDFAHSWADAWVGNYEETESKGWYAALLGATLFNYAVSITGIVLLYVYFTHADSCELNKFFISFNLILCVITSAISILPIVQEHYPRSGLLQSSIVSLYVVYLTWSGISNNPERTCNPGFLQLISGNDPDAQNRVAFDKESIIGLIIWFSCVLYSSLRTASKSSKITMSENVLVKDNGADYTPVEGRNPDSEAGNEAKVWDNEEESVAYNWSFFHLMFALATLYVMMTLTNWYKPNSNLDTLNSNVASMWVKIISSWMCLGLYVWSLIAPAVLTNRDFS; from the exons ATGGGTCTCATTTGTTCCACGGCCCAG CTTGCCTGCCTTTGTGGGAGCACAGCCTGCAGTTTCTGTTGTTCCCAATGTCCAACTTGCCGTAATAGTACAAGTACTCGCATTATGTATGCACTACTATTAATGTTGGGTACTATTGCTGCTTGTATTACATTGGCTCCTGGTTTACAGGATGCCCTGAAAAAG GTACCTTTTTGTTCCAATAGTACAAATTATATTCCTTCAACATTTGCCGTTGATTGTAAATCTGCTGTTGGTTACTTAGCCGTGTATAGAATATGTTTTATCATAGCTCTTTATTTCTTCTTGATGTCAATAATAATGATCAGAGTAAGAAGCTCTAAAGATCCTCGGGCTCCTATACAAAATGG GTTCTGGGCtattaaatatcttttaatAATTGGTGGAATTATTGGTGCCTTTTTTATTCCTGAAACATCATTTGGAGTAACATGGATGTATTTTGGAATGATAGGAGGTtttctctttattattattcagTTAATTCTTATAGTTGATTTCGCCCATTCATGGGCAGATGCTTGGGTAGGAAATTATGAAGAGACTGAATCAAAAGGATG GTATGCTGCACTTTTGGGAGCAACACTGTTTAACTATGCTGTTTCTATCACAGGAATTGTATTGCTTTATGTATACTTTACACAT GCAGATAGTTGtgaattgaacaaatttttcatatcaTTTAATCTGATCTTGTGCGTAATTACTAGTGCCATATCAATTCTTCCAATAGTGCAAGAACATTATCCACGTTCTGGCCTGCTGCAATCATCTATTGTTTCATTATATGTTGTTTATCTAACTTGGAGTGGAATTTCAAACAATCCAG AGCGTACATGTAATCCTGGATTCCTACAGTTGATTTCTGGCAATGATCCTGATGCTCAAAATCGTGTTGCTTTTGATAAAGAAAGTATCATTGGTTTAATCATATGGTTCAGCTGTGTATTGTATAGTTCTTTACGTACTGCATCCAAATCATCCAAGATTACAATGTCCGAGAACGTTCTGGTTAAGGATAATGGAGCtg ATTATACTCCGGTAGAAGGTCGTAACCCGGATTCTGAGGCTGGAAACGAAGCAAAAGTTTGGGACAATGAAGAGGAGTCGGTAGCTTACAACTGGAGTTTCTTCCATCTTATGTTTGCTCTTGCTACTTTATATGTCATGATGACACTTACAAACTGGTATAa acCAAATTCCAATCTGGATACTTTGAATTCCAATGTTGCTTCCATGTGGGTGAAAATTATATCTTCCTGGATGTGCTTAGGATTATATGTTTGGTCATTAATTGCTCCTGCGGTATTAACAAATCGAGATTTTTCTTAA
- the TMS1 gene encoding serine incorporator TMS1 isoform X5, whose amino-acid sequence MGLICSTAQLACLCGSTACSFCCSQCPTCRNSTSTRIMYALLLMLGTIAACITLAPGLQDALKKVPFCSNSTNYIPSTFAVDCKSAVGYLAVYRICFIIALYFFLMSIIMIRVRSSKDPRAPIQNGFWAIKYLLIIGGIIGAFFIPETSFGVTWMYFGMIGGFLFIIIQLILIVDFAHSWADAWVGNYEETESKGWYAALLGATLFNYAVSITGIVLLYVYFTHADSCELNKFFISFNLILCVITSAISILPIVQEHYPRSGLLQSSIVSLYVVYLTWSGISNNPERTCNPGFLQLISGNDPDAQNRVAFDKESIIGLIIWFSCVLYSSLRTASKSSKITMSENVLVKDNGAEGRNPDSEAGNEAKVWDNEEESVAYNWSFFHLMFALATLYVMMTLTNWYKPNSNLDTLNSNVASMWVKIISSWMCLGLYVWSLIAPAVLTNRDFS is encoded by the exons ATGGGTCTCATTTGTTCCACGGCCCAG CTTGCCTGCCTTTGTGGGAGCACAGCCTGCAGTTTCTGTTGTTCCCAATGTCCAACTTGCCGTAATAGTACAAGTACTCGCATTATGTATGCACTACTATTAATGTTGGGTACTATTGCTGCTTGTATTACATTGGCTCCTGGTTTACAGGATGCCCTGAAAAAG GTACCTTTTTGTTCCAATAGTACAAATTATATTCCTTCAACATTTGCCGTTGATTGTAAATCTGCTGTTGGTTACTTAGCCGTGTATAGAATATGTTTTATCATAGCTCTTTATTTCTTCTTGATGTCAATAATAATGATCAGAGTAAGAAGCTCTAAAGATCCTCGGGCTCCTATACAAAATGG GTTCTGGGCtattaaatatcttttaatAATTGGTGGAATTATTGGTGCCTTTTTTATTCCTGAAACATCATTTGGAGTAACATGGATGTATTTTGGAATGATAGGAGGTtttctctttattattattcagTTAATTCTTATAGTTGATTTCGCCCATTCATGGGCAGATGCTTGGGTAGGAAATTATGAAGAGACTGAATCAAAAGGATG GTATGCTGCACTTTTGGGAGCAACACTGTTTAACTATGCTGTTTCTATCACAGGAATTGTATTGCTTTATGTATACTTTACACAT GCAGATAGTTGtgaattgaacaaatttttcatatcaTTTAATCTGATCTTGTGCGTAATTACTAGTGCCATATCAATTCTTCCAATAGTGCAAGAACATTATCCACGTTCTGGCCTGCTGCAATCATCTATTGTTTCATTATATGTTGTTTATCTAACTTGGAGTGGAATTTCAAACAATCCAG AGCGTACATGTAATCCTGGATTCCTACAGTTGATTTCTGGCAATGATCCTGATGCTCAAAATCGTGTTGCTTTTGATAAAGAAAGTATCATTGGTTTAATCATATGGTTCAGCTGTGTATTGTATAGTTCTTTACGTACTGCATCCAAATCATCCAAGATTACAATGTCCGAGAACGTTCTGGTTAAGGATAATGGAGCtg AAGGTCGTAACCCGGATTCTGAGGCTGGAAACGAAGCAAAAGTTTGGGACAATGAAGAGGAGTCGGTAGCTTACAACTGGAGTTTCTTCCATCTTATGTTTGCTCTTGCTACTTTATATGTCATGATGACACTTACAAACTGGTATAa acCAAATTCCAATCTGGATACTTTGAATTCCAATGTTGCTTCCATGTGGGTGAAAATTATATCTTCCTGGATGTGCTTAGGATTATATGTTTGGTCATTAATTGCTCCTGCGGTATTAACAAATCGAGATTTTTCTTAA
- the TMS1 gene encoding serine incorporator TMS1 isoform X2 encodes MGLICSTAQLACLCGSTACSFCCSQCPTCRNSTSTRIMYALLLMLGTIAACITLAPGLQDALKKVPFCSNSTNYIPSTFAVDCKSAVGYLAVYRICFIIALYFFLMSIIMIRVRSSKDPRAPIQNGFWAIKYLLIIGGIIGAFFIPETSFGVTWMYFGMIGGFLFIIIQLILIVDFAHSWADAWVGNYEETESKGWYAALLGATLFNYAVSITGIVLLYVYFTHADSCELNKFFISFNLILCVITSAISILPIVQEHYPRSGLLQSSIVSLYVVYLTWSGISNNPERTCNPGFLQLISGNDPDAQNRVAFDKESIIGLIIWFSCVLYSSLRTASKSSKITMSENVLVKDNGAVRNTEDQNLIDNGEGRNPDSEAGNEAKVWDNEEESVAYNWSFFHLMFALATLYVMMTLTNWYKPNSNLDTLNSNVASMWVKIISSWMCLGLYVWSLIAPAVLTNRDFS; translated from the exons ATGGGTCTCATTTGTTCCACGGCCCAG CTTGCCTGCCTTTGTGGGAGCACAGCCTGCAGTTTCTGTTGTTCCCAATGTCCAACTTGCCGTAATAGTACAAGTACTCGCATTATGTATGCACTACTATTAATGTTGGGTACTATTGCTGCTTGTATTACATTGGCTCCTGGTTTACAGGATGCCCTGAAAAAG GTACCTTTTTGTTCCAATAGTACAAATTATATTCCTTCAACATTTGCCGTTGATTGTAAATCTGCTGTTGGTTACTTAGCCGTGTATAGAATATGTTTTATCATAGCTCTTTATTTCTTCTTGATGTCAATAATAATGATCAGAGTAAGAAGCTCTAAAGATCCTCGGGCTCCTATACAAAATGG GTTCTGGGCtattaaatatcttttaatAATTGGTGGAATTATTGGTGCCTTTTTTATTCCTGAAACATCATTTGGAGTAACATGGATGTATTTTGGAATGATAGGAGGTtttctctttattattattcagTTAATTCTTATAGTTGATTTCGCCCATTCATGGGCAGATGCTTGGGTAGGAAATTATGAAGAGACTGAATCAAAAGGATG GTATGCTGCACTTTTGGGAGCAACACTGTTTAACTATGCTGTTTCTATCACAGGAATTGTATTGCTTTATGTATACTTTACACAT GCAGATAGTTGtgaattgaacaaatttttcatatcaTTTAATCTGATCTTGTGCGTAATTACTAGTGCCATATCAATTCTTCCAATAGTGCAAGAACATTATCCACGTTCTGGCCTGCTGCAATCATCTATTGTTTCATTATATGTTGTTTATCTAACTTGGAGTGGAATTTCAAACAATCCAG AGCGTACATGTAATCCTGGATTCCTACAGTTGATTTCTGGCAATGATCCTGATGCTCAAAATCGTGTTGCTTTTGATAAAGAAAGTATCATTGGTTTAATCATATGGTTCAGCTGTGTATTGTATAGTTCTTTACGTACTGCATCCAAATCATCCAAGATTACAATGTCCGAGAACGTTCTGGTTAAGGATAATGGAGCtg TTAGGAATACAGAAGACCAGAATCTTATAGACAATGGAG AAGGTCGTAACCCGGATTCTGAGGCTGGAAACGAAGCAAAAGTTTGGGACAATGAAGAGGAGTCGGTAGCTTACAACTGGAGTTTCTTCCATCTTATGTTTGCTCTTGCTACTTTATATGTCATGATGACACTTACAAACTGGTATAa acCAAATTCCAATCTGGATACTTTGAATTCCAATGTTGCTTCCATGTGGGTGAAAATTATATCTTCCTGGATGTGCTTAGGATTATATGTTTGGTCATTAATTGCTCCTGCGGTATTAACAAATCGAGATTTTTCTTAA
- the TMS1 gene encoding serine incorporator TMS1 isoform X1, with protein MGLICSTAQLACLCGSTACSFCCSQCPTCRNSTSTRIMYALLLMLGTIAACITLAPGLQDALKKVPFCSNSTNYIPSTFAVDCKSAVGYLAVYRICFIIALYFFLMSIIMIRVRSSKDPRAPIQNGFWAIKYLLIIGGIIGAFFIPETSFGVTWMYFGMIGGFLFIIIQLILIVDFAHSWADAWVGNYEETESKGWYAALLGATLFNYAVSITGIVLLYVYFTHADSCELNKFFISFNLILCVITSAISILPIVQEHYPRSGLLQSSIVSLYVVYLTWSGISNNPERTCNPGFLQLISGNDPDAQNRVAFDKESIIGLIIWFSCVLYSSLRTASKSSKITMSENVLVKDNGAVRNTEDQNLIDNGDYTPVEGRNPDSEAGNEAKVWDNEEESVAYNWSFFHLMFALATLYVMMTLTNWYKPNSNLDTLNSNVASMWVKIISSWMCLGLYVWSLIAPAVLTNRDFS; from the exons ATGGGTCTCATTTGTTCCACGGCCCAG CTTGCCTGCCTTTGTGGGAGCACAGCCTGCAGTTTCTGTTGTTCCCAATGTCCAACTTGCCGTAATAGTACAAGTACTCGCATTATGTATGCACTACTATTAATGTTGGGTACTATTGCTGCTTGTATTACATTGGCTCCTGGTTTACAGGATGCCCTGAAAAAG GTACCTTTTTGTTCCAATAGTACAAATTATATTCCTTCAACATTTGCCGTTGATTGTAAATCTGCTGTTGGTTACTTAGCCGTGTATAGAATATGTTTTATCATAGCTCTTTATTTCTTCTTGATGTCAATAATAATGATCAGAGTAAGAAGCTCTAAAGATCCTCGGGCTCCTATACAAAATGG GTTCTGGGCtattaaatatcttttaatAATTGGTGGAATTATTGGTGCCTTTTTTATTCCTGAAACATCATTTGGAGTAACATGGATGTATTTTGGAATGATAGGAGGTtttctctttattattattcagTTAATTCTTATAGTTGATTTCGCCCATTCATGGGCAGATGCTTGGGTAGGAAATTATGAAGAGACTGAATCAAAAGGATG GTATGCTGCACTTTTGGGAGCAACACTGTTTAACTATGCTGTTTCTATCACAGGAATTGTATTGCTTTATGTATACTTTACACAT GCAGATAGTTGtgaattgaacaaatttttcatatcaTTTAATCTGATCTTGTGCGTAATTACTAGTGCCATATCAATTCTTCCAATAGTGCAAGAACATTATCCACGTTCTGGCCTGCTGCAATCATCTATTGTTTCATTATATGTTGTTTATCTAACTTGGAGTGGAATTTCAAACAATCCAG AGCGTACATGTAATCCTGGATTCCTACAGTTGATTTCTGGCAATGATCCTGATGCTCAAAATCGTGTTGCTTTTGATAAAGAAAGTATCATTGGTTTAATCATATGGTTCAGCTGTGTATTGTATAGTTCTTTACGTACTGCATCCAAATCATCCAAGATTACAATGTCCGAGAACGTTCTGGTTAAGGATAATGGAGCtg TTAGGAATACAGAAGACCAGAATCTTATAGACAATGGAG ATTATACTCCGGTAGAAGGTCGTAACCCGGATTCTGAGGCTGGAAACGAAGCAAAAGTTTGGGACAATGAAGAGGAGTCGGTAGCTTACAACTGGAGTTTCTTCCATCTTATGTTTGCTCTTGCTACTTTATATGTCATGATGACACTTACAAACTGGTATAa acCAAATTCCAATCTGGATACTTTGAATTCCAATGTTGCTTCCATGTGGGTGAAAATTATATCTTCCTGGATGTGCTTAGGATTATATGTTTGGTCATTAATTGCTCCTGCGGTATTAACAAATCGAGATTTTTCTTAA
- the TMS1 gene encoding serine incorporator TMS1 isoform X3, with protein MGLICSTAQLACLCGSTACSFCCSQCPTCRNSTSTRIMYALLLMLGTIAACITLAPGLQDALKKVPFCSNSTNYIPSTFAVDCKSAVGYLAVYRICFIIALYFFLMSIIMIRVRSSKDPRAPIQNGFWAIKYLLIIGGIIGAFFIPETSFGVTWMYFGMIGGFLFIIIQLILIVDFAHSWADAWVGNYEETESKGWYAALLGATLFNYAVSITGIVLLYVYFTHADSCELNKFFISFNLILCVITSAISILPIVQEHYPRSGLLQSSIVSLYVVYLTWSGISNNPERTCNPGFLQLISGNDPDAQNRVAFDKESIIGLIIWFSCVLYSSLRTASKSSKITMSENVLVKDNGAVRNTEDQNLIDNGGRNPDSEAGNEAKVWDNEEESVAYNWSFFHLMFALATLYVMMTLTNWYKPNSNLDTLNSNVASMWVKIISSWMCLGLYVWSLIAPAVLTNRDFS; from the exons ATGGGTCTCATTTGTTCCACGGCCCAG CTTGCCTGCCTTTGTGGGAGCACAGCCTGCAGTTTCTGTTGTTCCCAATGTCCAACTTGCCGTAATAGTACAAGTACTCGCATTATGTATGCACTACTATTAATGTTGGGTACTATTGCTGCTTGTATTACATTGGCTCCTGGTTTACAGGATGCCCTGAAAAAG GTACCTTTTTGTTCCAATAGTACAAATTATATTCCTTCAACATTTGCCGTTGATTGTAAATCTGCTGTTGGTTACTTAGCCGTGTATAGAATATGTTTTATCATAGCTCTTTATTTCTTCTTGATGTCAATAATAATGATCAGAGTAAGAAGCTCTAAAGATCCTCGGGCTCCTATACAAAATGG GTTCTGGGCtattaaatatcttttaatAATTGGTGGAATTATTGGTGCCTTTTTTATTCCTGAAACATCATTTGGAGTAACATGGATGTATTTTGGAATGATAGGAGGTtttctctttattattattcagTTAATTCTTATAGTTGATTTCGCCCATTCATGGGCAGATGCTTGGGTAGGAAATTATGAAGAGACTGAATCAAAAGGATG GTATGCTGCACTTTTGGGAGCAACACTGTTTAACTATGCTGTTTCTATCACAGGAATTGTATTGCTTTATGTATACTTTACACAT GCAGATAGTTGtgaattgaacaaatttttcatatcaTTTAATCTGATCTTGTGCGTAATTACTAGTGCCATATCAATTCTTCCAATAGTGCAAGAACATTATCCACGTTCTGGCCTGCTGCAATCATCTATTGTTTCATTATATGTTGTTTATCTAACTTGGAGTGGAATTTCAAACAATCCAG AGCGTACATGTAATCCTGGATTCCTACAGTTGATTTCTGGCAATGATCCTGATGCTCAAAATCGTGTTGCTTTTGATAAAGAAAGTATCATTGGTTTAATCATATGGTTCAGCTGTGTATTGTATAGTTCTTTACGTACTGCATCCAAATCATCCAAGATTACAATGTCCGAGAACGTTCTGGTTAAGGATAATGGAGCtg TTAGGAATACAGAAGACCAGAATCTTATAGACAATGGAG GTCGTAACCCGGATTCTGAGGCTGGAAACGAAGCAAAAGTTTGGGACAATGAAGAGGAGTCGGTAGCTTACAACTGGAGTTTCTTCCATCTTATGTTTGCTCTTGCTACTTTATATGTCATGATGACACTTACAAACTGGTATAa acCAAATTCCAATCTGGATACTTTGAATTCCAATGTTGCTTCCATGTGGGTGAAAATTATATCTTCCTGGATGTGCTTAGGATTATATGTTTGGTCATTAATTGCTCCTGCGGTATTAACAAATCGAGATTTTTCTTAA